The Polynucleobacter sp. JS-Mosq-20-D10 region CACCACGCACCCCTCGTAAATCTTTAGAAGATCTACCAGCATCCCCCCAAGAAACCTTAGCACCAAGACCACGACAATCGATGACCCAATCGTAACCATTCTCTTTTGTACGAAGTAGCTCAGAATCAGCAGCTTGATTCCAATGACAAGGCACCTTCATTAAAGTCAGCTCAACTAATAAAGCCTCCAGTAGTTGGCGGTTATCGAGCTGGCCTTCATTGGGAAGGTAGAGGCCTTGGGTAAAGCGCTCAGCAACACTAGGCTCGATTTCTGCAAGAGACTGACTATCCAAAGGAATCGGTTTAGACAGGGACTGATTTTGATCGCAATTTCTTTCTAGATGAGAGGCAAAGCGTTCTGCATCACTAGCATCTTGCCGATGCCATAAGATGAGTGTGCCATTCTGCTGAAAATACACCGGCTTCGCCAATTCATCGATGAGTTGTTTCCAGCGCGGCAGACTGTAAACACCCATACGTACAACGTTATCTTTTGTAATGGCCGACTCTGCCAATGGAGCTAACATAGCAGCCGCAATCCGAGCCGCCGCTGAGTTGCCATCCGAGCCACCTTTCTCAAACAGCTCTACCTGAGCACCTCGCTTAGCAAGTGCGACCGCTAGCAGCCGACCCATGAGGCCGGCGCCAACGATGGCGTATTTGCCGTTTGAGAATGCGTGACTCACTTACTGATAAATCTCGCTACCGCGCTTACGAAACTCAGCTGACATCTCTTCCATGCCTTTTGCTGGATCACTAGAGCCTTCTGCAGTAATCGGGATCACTTTCGACTTAGGATTGCCATCCGCATCTAATGTGGCAGCGTAGTCACGTACTTCTTGTGTGATCTTCATCGAGCAGAACTTCGGCCCACACATTGAGCAGAAATGCGCGATCTTCGCGCCTTCTGCAGGCAAGGTGGCATCGTGGTACTCACGGGCACGCTCAGGGTCTAGACCAAGATTAAATTGGTCTTCCCAGCGGAACTCGAAGCGGGCTTTAGATAAAGCGTTATCTCGCACTTGAGCGCCTGGTAAACCTTTGGCCAAGTCTGCACCATGGGCTGCAATTTTGTAAGTGATGATGCCAGTTCGGACATCTTCTTTATCCGGCAAACCTAGATGCTCTTTTGGTGTGACATAGCAAAGCATCGCCGTGCCGTACCAACCAATTTGCGCAGCACCAATACCGCTGGTGATGTGATCATAACCAGGAGCGATATCGGTAATCAATGGTCCGAGAGTATAGAAGGGTGCTTCTAGACAGTGCTTTAATTCCTCGGTCATATTTTCTTCAATACGCTGCATTGGCACGTGACCAGGACCTTCAATCATGACTTGCACATCATGCTTCCAGGCTTTGGCAGTGAGTTCACCAAGGGTCCGAAGCTCACCAAACTGCGCGGCATCATTCGAGTCAGCAATGCAGCCAGGACGTAAGCCATCACCTAAGCTAAATGACACGTCATAGGCTTTCATAATTTCGCAAATCTCATCGAACTTGGTATAGAGGAAGTTTTCTTTATGATGAGCCAAGCACCACTTCGCCATGATGGATCCGCCTCGAGAGACGATGCCAGTAATGCGGTCAGCAGTTAAAGGTACATAGCGTAGTAATACGCCCGCATGAATGGTGAAGTAGTCGACACCTTGCTCAGCTTGTTCTATTAAGGTGTCGCGGAACATTTCCCAGGTGAGGTCTTCTGCAATACCGCCGGTCTTATCGAGCGCCTGGTAGATTGGAACTGTACCAATCGGAACTGGTGAGTTGCGAATAATCCACTCACGAGTTTCATGAATATGCTTTCCTGTAGAAAGATCCATGATCGTATCCGCACCCCAACGGATTGACCACACCATTTTTTCTACTTCTTCATTAATAGAAGAAGTCACAGCAGAGTTACCCAAGTTGCCGTTAATTTTCACGCGGAAGTTACGACCAATAATCATTGGCTCCAGTTCAGGGTGATTAATGTTGGCTGGAATAATCGCACGACCGGCTGCGATTTCAGAGCGCACGAATTCACCAGTAACGATGTCAGGAAGATTCGCACCGTAGCTCTTACCAGGGTGTTGCTTGAGCAGTTGTTTGTATTCAGGGTTCTTGCGCAATTGCTCAAGACCCATGGATTCACGCAGAGCAACGTATTCCATTTCGGGAGTCACGATGCCTTTGCGGGCGTAATACATTTGGCTCACATTCTGCCCGGCTTTGGCAACACGAGGAGGGTTAATATGGGCGAAACGCAAATTCTGCGTAGCCGCATCTTGTGAGCGGGCAACACCGTACTCAGAGCTTGGTCCGGCTAACTGAACTGTGTCACCACGTTCTTCGATCCAGTTTTTGCGCAATAAAGGTAAGCCTTTTTCAAGATTGATTACGATCTCTGGGTCACTGTAAGGGCCTGATGTGTCATAAACCGGCACAGGGGGATTGGAAACCATTTCTTCACCAACGCGGGTTGATAATTGCTCAATCATACGAATCGGCGCTTTGATATCTGGACGTGAGCCCTCTAGGTAGGTTTTAGTAGAGGCGGGGTAGGCAAATTTTTGGCCAAAGTCTCGCTCTAAGCTTTTTAAGCTAGGAATTTCTTGTTTTGATTTTGTGTTGGTATCACTCATGTCCATCTCCTGACTGTTTTTAGATGGACGAAACCGGGTGACGGTCTGATGGAAAACTCCCCACGCCAGCATTACCTGGATCGGGTTATAGGGTCTTTCTCAGCGCCTCGTAGCAAAAAAACTCGAGGGCACCCCTGTTTCATCCTTAGATGTTATTTAACCACGAAATGCCCTAAAGCTGGGTGATCAAAATCAAGCGCTTAAATCCAGTGTAGAGAGATTTAGTCCGTCTTGGTATTGCGCAGAATGAAATCCGCAGTCACAAAGGCGGCATCGCTAGTAAATTCATCAGCCAAAATGCGGGCTGCAGCCTCTGAAAGCGAGATTTCAATAAAACCACTCACTTCTCCATCATGATTGGTAGGTGCAAAATTATCCGCCAGCTCTAGGTCATAAATATAGAGCTGCTCATCATGAAAGCCTCGTCCCTGTATGGGGCGGCGCATATGTATGCGACCCACGGGATCAATGTGATCGGAAATCTGGGGTGGCACACCCGCTTCTTCCCATAATTCTCTACGGGCATTAACCCGAGGGGTTTCATCCGCCCCAATACCCCCTGCTGCTAGGTTATCGAGACGGCCAGGGTCAGTAGACTTGGTTTCACTACGTCGCCCAAGCCACAGATTACCGGCCTTGGTGTAGCCATTGATATGGGTTGCCATGCTGCGAAAGCCAAAAGCGCGGAAGGCAGAGCGTTCCAAGCGGAAGTATTCGTGACCATTTTGGTCAATCCAGGCGAAGTCCTCATTCCTCCACCCCGGAATCAGCCCGCCATGACGCATCCGATCGGCTATTTTCGAGAGACTCTCGGAGAGTGCTAAGGGTTTTGCATTGTTAATTGTTAGGCGATCTTGGCCGAGTTCGACATGAGGTATCGGACTTTCCCCCAAAGATTCTTGTAAATAGTTTGTGAAATCAGGGTCTAGGTACCCAATAACCTGTCCAGCCGTGTATCCACCCAAGAAATGGATAGGCAAGTAATCTGGTGGAGCGGGCCTTGCAGTATTTTGGAGTAATTCTTCTAGGGCGGCGATGGCGCTAGGTGTGAGCTTATTGTTGAGCTTATGCATGCCTTGAGTGTAAGAGAAATTAAAAAAACAATAAAAACTTATCTAAAAATCTATAAACAAATTTGAGTTGTCAATAATTTTTTACGCACATTTTTCTTTATAGGTAGATGCTCATAAATTAAGCAAGCTAGGTCACACTATACAAATCTGCGACTTACGAAAACTTTTGGGTATTTATCCACACAAGCTGTGGATAAGTTCTGATCGAGAAGTGGTCCCGCCGACAGGAATCGAACCTGTATCCCACGCTTAGGAGGCATGTGCACTATCCATTGTGCTACGGCAAGATTGAAAAAAAAGTAAAACGTTTTATAAAAAAGATGTTAAGGCAATCTTCATTATCCACCGATTACCAGCCACACAGTGCCCACACTTGATTGGTGATTGCGACAGTCAACTCTGGTGCAAAGTATGTAGAGAAAATAATTCCCAACATGACAACCGCCAGAGCAAACGAAACGAAGCGCGAAATAGAAATGGTCATTAAAAAATTAAGTGGTAGCAAGGCGATGAATTGCTCGCTCTTTCACTGGCAGATTGATTAAGAATGCAAACACACCTAAGGCAATCGCAATATTCCAAACGATCAGGTAGGAGCCAGTGCGATCAAATAGATAGCCACCAAAATAAGCTCCGCAGAAGCTGCCAAGTTGATGGGAGAAGAACACAAGACCAGAGAGCATGGAGAGGTACTTCACGCCAAAAATTTGCGCAACGATTGAATTGGTTAATGGGATGGTAGATAGCCACAAGAAGCCCATGATGGCTGCAAAGATATAGGTAGTAGTCGGGCTTAAAGGCAAATAAACAAAAGCGATGATTGCAATAGACCTGCTGATATAGATACCAGACAAAAGGTAGTGCTTTGGGAAGCGTTGCCCCAAGATTCCTGCGGCGTAGGTTCCAAAAATATTAAATAGACCAATCAATGCGAGGGCGGTAGTAGCTACAAAAGGTGCGCCAACATCAGGATACATCTTGGATAAATCTTTTAGGTAGGGCGCTAAGTGAACTGCAATAAACACCACCTGAAATCCGCAAACAAAATAACCCAAAGTGAGCAATCTAAAACTAGGGTAAGTCATCGCCTCTTTTAAGGCTTCTTTAATAGTTTGATTATTTTCTTGCTGCATATTTGCGGCATTGGGTTCGCGCAACATAAAGGCAATCGGAATCATGAGGCTTGCCATGAGCGCCAATACGAGTAGCGCATCATTGGCACCCAAGTTTGACAGCAAGCCTTGCTCAACCGGAATCATTAAAAATTGTCCGAATGATCCGGCTGCTGCTGTGATGCCCATGGCCCACACTCTTTTTTCAGGAGCAACGTTGCGACCTAAGATGCCGTACACCACGCTATAGGTGGTCGCAGTTTGCGCAAGACCGATTAGCAATCCACCAGCAAATGTAAAACTCAGAGCATCGGTAGAGATCGCCATACCAGCCAAACCCAGTGCATAGAGTGCACCCCCGGCAATCATAATTTTGAGCGCGCCGTAACGATCAGCCAATGCCCCGGTGATGGGTTGAACTGCGCCCCAAATTAAATTTTGTAAAGCGATAGTTAGGGCAAAGGTCTCTCGCCCCCAATCATTGGCAAAGGTAATGGGTAGGTTAAAGAGGCCGAATCCATGACGTATACCCATTGAAAATGTCACCATCAAACCACCATAAATCAACACTTGTCTGAGAGTTAATTTTTGACTTGAGTGACTTGTATACATAGTAATTAGGTAATGCCTTTTATTTGTAACTCGGCAATAGCTTGTGGGCTCAGGTTCAAGCGCTCACGGAGAATCTCATCCGTATGCTGTCCTAAAGTGGGTGGGGCCATACGGACTTCAACAGGGGTCTCTGACAAGCGCATTGGACTGGCAACAAGCTTTATCACCCCCGCAGTGGGATGTGGAACCTGAATTTGGACGCCTCGTGCCTCTACTTGTTCATTGTCAAAGACTTCTTCAAAGTTATTGATTGGTCCACAGGGTACATTTGCTGCCTCTAAAAGGCTTATCCACTCAGCCTTGGTTTTTCGGCGAGTCATGATTTCTAGTAATGAAATTAATGACTTGCGATTCTCAACGCGGAGGGGATTGTTAATATAGAGAGGGTTTTCAGCCAAATGGGCCTCACCACCTGCAGTAACAAAGTGCTTAAATTGACCGTCATTACCAACTCCCACAATGATCCAGCCGTCTGAGGTCGGGAAAGTTTGATAGGGAACAATAATGGGTGAGGCATTACCCCATCGACGGGGTACTTTATCTGAGCATAAGTAGGCGCTTGAAACATTGGCCATCACAGCAATTTGGGTATCCAAGAGGGCCATGTCGATGTGTTGACCTTGGCCCGTCTTGTCCCGATGCACAACGGCAGCCAAAATGGCTGTGCTGGCATACATTCCGGTAAAGATGTCGGCTATAGCAACCCCAGCCTTTTGAGGGCTAGCCCCTTCAAAATCATCCGCTTCCCCAGTAACACTCATAAAACCACCCATTCCCTGGATGATGAAATCATAGCCAGGGCGATGCGCATAGGGTCCATTTTGGCCAAAACCAGTAATGGAGCAATAAATGAGGTCAGATTTGACCTTTTTCAAGCTTTCATAATCTAAGCTGTACTTAGCCAGATCACCAACTTTGTAGTTTTCAATAACGATGTCAGACTCTTTGACGAGCTCGCGAATAATTTCTTGGCCCTCAGATTTGCTGATATCAACCGTAATTGAGCGTTTATTGCGGTTAATACAGATGAAATAGGCTGTTTCTGCAGTGTCATTCCCCCGCGCATCCTTAACAAAAGGGGGCCCCCAATGTCGGGTATCATCCCCGACGCCTGGACGTTCCACTTTAATTACATCTGCACCAAGATCGGCGAGGTTTTGTGCGCACCACGGACCAGCAAGTACACGACTGAGGTCTAAAACGCGAATATGACTTAATGCTCCCATCCCGCAATTTTGACATGAAAAAAAGGGTCATTCAGGAAAATTCAGGTTTTCGTTCAGACATGACTACAATTTGCGCGCATGGCTACCCGTAAAACATCCGAATACAGCGAATCATCAATTCAAGTCCTAAAAGGGCTCGAACCCGTCCGTCAGCGGCCGGGAATGTACACCCGCACTGACAATCCCTTGCACATTATTCAAGAGGTGCTTGATAACGCCTCTGACGAGGCATTAGGTGGGTTTGGCAAGCAAATCATCGTTACTTTGCATGCTGATAGCAGTGTGAGCGTAGAGGACGATGGCCGCGGGATTCCAGTCGGCATTCATCCGACTGAGAAGCTCCCTGTAGTAGAAATCGTCTTCACCCAACTTCATGCTGGCGGTAAATTCGAAAAAGGCACCGGTGGTGCTTATGCCTTCTCTGGTGGTTTGCACGGTGTCGGTGTCTCAGTTACCAATGCCTTATCTAAACGCCTAGAAGTTACCGTATGGCGTGAGGGTCAAGTCTCTACATTGACCTTTGCGGATGGCAAAGTAATTGAAAAGCTCAAAACCAGCGCCGCTGGCAAAGAGGATAAATCGCACGGTACACGTGTACGTGCATGGCCTGATGGCAAGTACTTTGATAGTGCAGCTATTCCCATGCCTGAACTCATTCGCCTGTTGCGCTCTAAGGCAGTCTTATTGCCCGGCGTAAAAGTGACCCTGATTCAAGAAAAGTCTGGCGAGAGCCAAACTTGGCAATATGCTCAAGGCTTACGCGGCTACTTAAATGAAGCCATGGCTCAAGCAGGTCATGGCGCAGAAGTGATTCCTCCATTCGAAGGTGAGCAATACGCTACTGGTAACGGTGACGATGATTCCTTTGCTGAAGGCGAGGGCGCAGCCTGGGTTGTAACCTGGACTGAAGATGGCGCACCCGTGCGTGAGAGTTATGTGAACTTGATACCGACTCCCGCAGGCGGAACGCATGAAAGTGGTCTACGTGAAGGTCTCTTTAATGCCGTCAAAGGTTTTATTGAGATGCACGCTTTGCAGCCAAAGGGTGTGAAGCTCATGCCTGAGGACGTCTTTGCGCGCGCTTCATTTATTTTGTCAGCCAAGGTATTGGATCCACAATTTCAGGGGCAAATTAAAGAGCGTCTGAACTCTAGAGACGCAGTGCGTTTAGTTTCTGGCTATGCTAAATCTGCATTAGAGCTTTGGCTTAACGAACATGTGGATTACGGTCGCAAACTAGCGGACTTAGTCATTAAACAAGCCCAAGCAAGAACCCGTGCCGGACAAAAAGTGGAGAAGAAAAAATCTTCCGGTGTGGCAGTTCTACCTGGAAAGCTCACTGATTGTGAAAGCCAAGACATTGGCATGAATGAAATCTTCCTCGTCGAGGGTGATTCAGCGGGCGGCTCAGCTAAGATGGGTCGCAATAAAGAGTATCAAGCTATCCTGCCTTTACGCGGCAAGGTCCTTAATACCTGGGAAGCAGAACGCGATCGCTTATTTGCAAATAATGAAGTGCATGATATTGCTGTAGCAATTGGCGTGGACCCGCATGGTGCAAATGACACGCCTGATTTATCAAATTTACGTTACGGCAAGGTATGCATCTTGTCTGATGCGGACGTCGATGGTGCGCATATTCAGGTATTGCTCCTCACCTTGTTCTATAAGCATTTCCCCAAGTTAATTGAATTGGGGCATATTCATATTTCTAGACCACCCTTATTTAGAGTGGATGCGCCAGCGCGTGGCAAAAAACCGGCACAAAAGATTTACGCACTTGATGCAAGCGAACTGCAAGCAATTGAAGATAAGTTGCGTAAAGATGGCGTCAAAGAGTCTGCTTGGCAAATTTCTCGCTTTAAAGGTTTGGGCGAGATGAGTGCCGAACAACTGTGGGATACCACCCTCAATCCAGATACGCGCCGTCTCTTACCGGTGACCTTAGGCGCATGGACAGAAGATGAAACAATTAAAACAATGGATATGTTGATGGGTAAATCTGAATCCGGGGCACGTCGCGATTGGTTGGAAGAGCGTGGCAACGAGGTAGAGGCGGACATCTAATGGCGATTAAAAAAACTCCGGGTGGTAATAAACCAGCAGAGCAAGCAGACTTATTTGCAGGTGAGCCAATTGAAATGAATATCGTGGAAGTGGATAAGCCCATTTCAGTTCAGGCAGGCGGACCGAATGATCCTCATGATCCAAAAAAGATTGAGCTCAATGAGGATGACAAAGACAGCCTCACGCTAGCCGTCTACGCTGAGCGCGCTTACTTAGATTACGCCATTAGCGTCGTCAAAGGTCGTGCATTACCGGATGTATCCGATGGTCAAAAGCCAGTTCAACGCCGCATTCTGTTTTCGATGAGCGAGATGGGTTTACGTGCTGATGCTAAGCCCGTTAAGAGTGCTCGTGTTGTTGGTGATGTATTGGGTAAATTCCATCCACATGGTGATCAATCTGCCTATGACGCATTAGTACGTCTTGCACAGAGTTTCTCATTACGTTATCCACTGATTGATGGCCAAGGTAACTTTGGCTCACGTGATGGTGATGGTGCAGCGGCAATGCGTTACACCGAAGCACGTTTAACCAAGATTGCCGGTTTGTTGCTCAGTGAGATTGACGAAGGTACGGTCGATTTTGCTCCGAACTACGATGGATCTTTCCAGGAGCCTAAGTTGTTGCCAGCACGCTTACCCTTCGTTCTATTGAACGGTGCATCGGGTATCGCGGTAGGCATGGCGACGGAGATTCCTTCGCACAATTTACGTGAAGTCGCTAGTGCAGCTATTGCCTTGATGAAGTCTCCGAAAATGAGTACTTCAGAGCTGCTAGAAATCATGCCTGGACCAGACTATCCAGGTGGCGGTCAAATTATTTCTTCTCCAGCGGAGATTGCGCAGATCTATGAAGCAGGTCGTGGAAGTTTAAAAGTTCGTGCGCGCTGGTCTGTTGAGGAATTGGCTCGTGGCCAGTGGCAGATTGTGGTCAATGAACTGCCACCATCAACTTCATCGCAGCGCGTATTGCAAGAGATTGAAGAGATTACGAATCCTAAGGTGAAAGTTGGTAAGAAGACTTTAACTCCCGAGCAAAGCAATCTCAAATCCACCATTCTGAATGTCCTTGATGGCGTGCGCGATGAATCTAGTAAAGATGCTGCCGTGCGTTTGGTATTTGAGCCCAAGAGTAAAAATATTGATGTCAACGAGTTTGCCAACTTGCTGCTAGCTCACACATCACTAGAGTCCAATGCACCAATGAATTTAGTCATGATTGGTACTGATGGACGTCCACGACAAAAAGGCCTTAAAGAAATTATTTCCGAATGGATTTCTTTCCGAGTTGGCACGGTTACACGGCGTACTCAACATCGTTTAGGTAAGGTGAATGATCGGATGCATATTTTGGAAGGGCGCTTAATCGTTCTTCTGAACATTGATAAGGTCATTAAGATCATTCGCAATAGTGATGAACCTAAGGCTGACCTCATAAAAGAGTTCAAGCTGAGTGATCGTCAAGCGGAAGATATTTTAGATATTCGCTTGCGTCAGTTGGCCCGCCTTGAAGGCATCAAGATTGAGCAAGAGTTGAAAGCGCTCAAGTCTGAGCGTGATGATCTTGAAGGTTTATTGCAGAGCGATACCATTCTACGCAAGCGCATCATCAAAGAAATCGAATCCGATATGAAAGATTTTGGTGATGATCGCCGAACCCTTATTCAAGAAGATAAGCGCGCTGTAGCTGAAACTAAAGTCTTAGATGAGCCAGTCACCGTGATCGTGTCACAAAAAGGTTGGGTGCGCGTACGCCAAGGTCATGAACATGATGCAACGCAGTTTGCCTTTAAAGCGGGTGATGCCTTGTATGGTACTTTTGAGTGCCGCACGGTTGATGTGATGCAAGGTTTTGGCAGTGATGGCCGCGTATATACAGTGCCAGTGAGTGAGTTGCCGGGTGCACGAGGGGATGGCTCACCGCTAACCAGTTTTGTGAACTTAGCTGCTGGATCGCAAATGGTTGCCTACTATGCTGGTCAGTCGGATGATCTCGTGCTGATTTCCACTAGATCAGGTAACGGCTTTCTTGCAAATGTGGCAGACATGTCTACCCGTAATAAGGCTGGTAAATCATTTGTTGGTATCGACAGTAAATTTCCTGGCGGTGATGCACCTCTCGGAGCCGCTAAGGTCACGGCAGGCATGAAGCAGGTAGCCTGCTTGTCTGAAAGCTCTAAGTTATTGGTCTTCCCGCTTGATGAGCTAAAGCGTTTACCTACTGGTGGTAAAGGTGTCATTCTGATGGGCTTAGATGATAAAGAGAGGTTGGCCTCGGCAATTGCGGTCGGACCTGATGGCGCTACGTATTCAGGTGCGGGACGCGCTGGTAAGCCAACGGAGTTAAGTCTTGATGCGAAAACCTTGAAGTCGTTTGCAGGTAATCGTGCCCGTAAGGGTCACTTTGTCGAACCAAGACTCAAAGACGGCAAGCTCAAAGCGAACTAAGAAGCTAAGCCAGTTTTACTGAATTAAAAACCCGGTCATGAGTTGATCGGGTTCTTTATTTTGCTTAAACCTTTTGGGGAATTGGTACGCCGTACTTGACTGCAATGACTTCAGCCAAGATCGATACGGCAATCTCTGGTGGAGTCAAAGCACCAATGAATAGGCCAACGGGTCCGTGAAGACCTTCAACTTGCTCCTGTGTCACATCAAATTCCAGTAAACGGGCTTTTCGTTTCTGAGTATTGATTCTGCTACCCAGCGCTCCCACATAAAAAGCGGGGGACTTCAATGCCTCCATTAAAGCCATGTCATCCAGCTTAGGATCATGCGTTAAGGCAACCACCGCCGTATGGGAGTCAACCCCAATTTCGAGCAGCACATCATCTGGCATACCCTTCATAAACTGAATCTGTTCACGATTGATGCCTTCTGCATATTCTTCGCGCGGGTCAATGACGATCACTTCAAAGTCCGACGCGAGAGCAAAGTCAGCGGTATACAGTGATAGCTGTCCCGCGCCAATGATTACCATGCGCCAGCGGGGGCCGTAAGTAGTTTTCATCAAGCGCTCATCGCAGATGAATGCTGCATTTCGATTGCCAGCTTCGAGCGTAGATTTTCCAGTCGCAAGATCTACTGTGCGTGAAGTAATTTGGTGATTGCTGATGGACTCCAGAATGGACTCCAAAATAGCCAGTTCTGGTTTTGGCTCGACGAGTAATCGTAGCGTTCCACCACAGGGCAGGCCAAAGCGGGCGGCCTCTTGCTGACTAACGCCATAGACCACCATTTCTGGTAAATCTCGAGTGAGGATTTCGGTTTGCACTCGACGAATCAGATCATCCTCGACACATCCACCAGAGACTGATCCAGTGACTTGCCCATCACTTCGAATAGCTAGCCAGGAGCCAACAGGTCTTGGAGCAGAGCCCCATGTCTGCACAACTGTGGCAATGGCTACCGGATGGCCCGATTTGAGCCAATCTACCGCGGCTTTTAATACGCTTAAATCGGTACTATTCATTTCCTGTCTTCAATTTCATGCTGTCAATTTCTTACGTTTAATTTTTTTATTTATTATTTCTCACCATCAACCTATTTATTATCTCTCTAATGACAAGTTCTAGCCCATCAACCCAAGATTCAGAAGTACGTATGGCTGTGCTGTTGCTGGCAGCAGGCGAGGGTAGTCGGCTCGGCAAGTATCCCAAAGTCTTACTTCACCAGGGAGGGAGGACTCTATTGGAGTGTTTTGCAAGTGCAATTCAAGGATTTGGTCTTGTCGAATTCATCGTGGTCACTGGCTTTCATGCTCAGTTAGTTGAGCCTGAGATAGCCAAGATCAATTCCTCTTTGGCTTATCCGATGAAGATCATTAAAAATGTTTCACCAGAGGAGGGTCAGTCATCCTCTGTTCGCTTGGGTCTGGAAACATT contains the following coding sequences:
- the parC gene encoding DNA topoisomerase IV subunit A, whose protein sequence is MNIVEVDKPISVQAGGPNDPHDPKKIELNEDDKDSLTLAVYAERAYLDYAISVVKGRALPDVSDGQKPVQRRILFSMSEMGLRADAKPVKSARVVGDVLGKFHPHGDQSAYDALVRLAQSFSLRYPLIDGQGNFGSRDGDGAAAMRYTEARLTKIAGLLLSEIDEGTVDFAPNYDGSFQEPKLLPARLPFVLLNGASGIAVGMATEIPSHNLREVASAAIALMKSPKMSTSELLEIMPGPDYPGGGQIISSPAEIAQIYEAGRGSLKVRARWSVEELARGQWQIVVNELPPSTSSQRVLQEIEEITNPKVKVGKKTLTPEQSNLKSTILNVLDGVRDESSKDAAVRLVFEPKSKNIDVNEFANLLLAHTSLESNAPMNLVMIGTDGRPRQKGLKEIISEWISFRVGTVTRRTQHRLGKVNDRMHILEGRLIVLLNIDKVIKIIRNSDEPKADLIKEFKLSDRQAEDILDIRLRQLARLEGIKIEQELKALKSERDDLEGLLQSDTILRKRIIKEIESDMKDFGDDRRTLIQEDKRAVAETKVLDEPVTVIVSQKGWVRVRQGHEHDATQFAFKAGDALYGTFECRTVDVMQGFGSDGRVYTVPVSELPGARGDGSPLTSFVNLAAGSQMVAYYAGQSDDLVLISTRSGNGFLANVADMSTRNKAGKSFVGIDSKFPGGDAPLGAAKVTAGMKQVACLSESSKLLVFPLDELKRLPTGGKGVILMGLDDKERLASAIAVGPDGATYSGAGRAGKPTELSLDAKTLKSFAGNRARKGHFVEPRLKDGKLKAN
- a CDS encoding XdhC family protein, translating into MNSTDLSVLKAAVDWLKSGHPVAIATVVQTWGSAPRPVGSWLAIRSDGQVTGSVSGGCVEDDLIRRVQTEILTRDLPEMVVYGVSQQEAARFGLPCGGTLRLLVEPKPELAILESILESISNHQITSRTVDLATGKSTLEAGNRNAAFICDERLMKTTYGPRWRMVIIGAGQLSLYTADFALASDFEVIVIDPREEYAEGINREQIQFMKGMPDDVLLEIGVDSHTAVVALTHDPKLDDMALMEALKSPAFYVGALGSRINTQKRKARLLEFDVTQEQVEGLHGPVGLFIGALTPPEIAVSILAEVIAVKYGVPIPQKV